From a single Anaerolineales bacterium genomic region:
- a CDS encoding DUF3592 domain-containing protein has protein sequence MEVLTLIITGLGILMGIAGTICTIVLPLLIIGGVGYFIYKRSQQGASYRQAAQTWRTTTGTVMMSSVQSGHRGSLYPVVVYQYEVNGKSHQSQIIKAGEQYLNIRFAGQAQEIVNRYPIGTTVTVYYNPDNPAESALER, from the coding sequence ATGGAAGTGCTTACATTAATTATTACCGGTTTGGGCATCCTCATGGGGATAGCGGGCACGATATGCACTATTGTCCTGCCTCTACTGATCATTGGCGGGGTTGGATACTTCATCTACAAGCGCAGTCAGCAGGGGGCATCCTACCGCCAAGCCGCACAGACCTGGCGCACTACAACAGGTACAGTGATGATGTCCAGCGTGCAGTCGGGACACAGGGGAAGCCTCTATCCAGTAGTCGTTTATCAATACGAAGTGAACGGAAAATCCCATCAAAGCCAGATCATTAAAGCCGGCGAACAATACCTCAACATCCGCTTCGCGGGACAGGCACAGGAGATCGTCAACCGTTATCCAATCGGAACGACAGTCACTGTTTATTACAATCCAGACAACCCTGCCGAATCTGCACTGGAGAGATAG
- the rnc gene encoding ribonuclease III — translation MTQKSSKRDEESASSLNERLSLSFVDISLLTRALTHRSYANEHPNGVEDNERLEFLGDAVLDFIVGEWAFHRFPEMQEGPLTKIRASLVRNEQLAKLARRLELGQALRLGRGEKSSGGHLRDSLLGSTFEALIGAMYLDSGIDKVKMFVYPLLDWMKGSLFDELTDPKSLLQELTQALKLGTPHYRVVEISGPDHARIFEVEVKVAGEVKGRGTGSSKSSAERAAAKDALSHF, via the coding sequence GTGACACAAAAATCATCAAAGCGGGACGAAGAGAGCGCCTCAAGCCTGAACGAGAGGCTGAGTCTGTCCTTCGTAGATATATCCCTGCTGACACGTGCTCTTACTCATCGCTCGTATGCCAATGAGCATCCAAACGGCGTGGAGGATAACGAACGCCTTGAATTCCTGGGTGATGCCGTGCTGGATTTCATTGTGGGAGAGTGGGCGTTCCATCGTTTTCCCGAAATGCAGGAAGGTCCCCTGACCAAGATCCGCGCTTCGCTCGTCAGGAACGAACAGCTCGCAAAACTCGCCCGTCGTCTGGAACTCGGTCAAGCCCTTCGGTTGGGGCGGGGCGAGAAATCATCCGGCGGTCATTTGCGTGACAGCCTGCTCGGATCCACGTTCGAGGCGTTGATTGGCGCCATGTATCTTGACTCAGGTATTGACAAAGTAAAGATGTTTGTCTATCCCCTGCTCGATTGGATGAAAGGCTCACTTTTCGACGAGCTCACCGATCCGAAGAGCCTCCTGCAGGAGCTCACCCAAGCGTTAAAGTTGGGAACGCCGCATTATCGTGTTGTGGAAATCAGCGGACCCGACCATGCCCGTATTTTTGAGGTGGAGGTGAAAGTGGCGGGTGAGGTCAAGGGACGTGGAACAGGTTCCAGTAAAAGCAGTGCCGAACGCGCAGCTGCCAAAGATGCGCTCAGCCATTTCTAA
- the miaA gene encoding tRNA (adenosine(37)-N6)-dimethylallyltransferase MiaA, whose protein sequence is MSKKPPLILIVGPTAVGKTELAIQLAETLNGEIVSADSRLFYRGMDIGTAKPSPAEMARAPHHLIDIVNPDETLSLAVFQQQAREIIADIHKRQKLPFLVGGTGQYVRAVTEGWNPPEVVPNESMRKVLEKMREERGEEWLYEALNSLDPEAAEKIDARNYRRTIRALEVIFTTGRKFSAQRGQGDAPYHLVTIGLMRPRMELYQRVDERIETMFAAGLLDEVKGLLDKGYSPSLPSMSAIGYRECVGVIKGELTAEQAKAEMKRITRIFVRRQANWFKESDPRIHWFHPERENLLEEIKTIIRNSMKKQVL, encoded by the coding sequence TTGTCCAAAAAACCGCCGCTCATTCTTATTGTCGGACCAACCGCCGTCGGCAAGACAGAACTTGCCATTCAACTCGCGGAAACGCTGAACGGTGAAATTGTCTCAGCCGATTCGCGTTTGTTCTACCGCGGCATGGATATCGGCACTGCCAAGCCATCCCCCGCGGAGATGGCGCGCGCGCCGCATCACCTGATCGACATTGTCAACCCGGACGAAACCTTGAGTTTGGCAGTTTTCCAGCAACAGGCGCGAGAAATCATCGCGGATATTCACAAGCGCCAAAAACTTCCGTTTTTGGTGGGCGGGACGGGGCAGTACGTCCGCGCAGTGACGGAGGGATGGAATCCGCCGGAGGTGGTGCCAAATGAGTCGATGCGGAAGGTTCTTGAGAAAATGAGAGAAGAAAGAGGGGAAGAGTGGCTATACGAAGCGCTAAATTCGCTCGACCCTGAAGCCGCCGAGAAAATTGACGCACGAAATTATCGGCGCACCATTCGGGCGTTGGAGGTCATCTTCACTACGGGAAGAAAATTCTCCGCGCAGCGCGGGCAGGGAGATGCGCCGTATCACCTTGTCACTATCGGGTTGATGCGTCCGCGGATGGAGTTGTATCAGCGGGTGGATGAACGCATCGAAACGATGTTTGCGGCTGGGTTACTGGATGAGGTAAAAGGTCTGCTCGACAAAGGCTACTCCCCTTCTTTGCCAAGCATGTCTGCGATCGGATACAGGGAATGTGTCGGAGTGATCAAAGGCGAGTTGACCGCCGAGCAGGCAAAAGCGGAGATGAAGCGCATTACACGGATTTTCGTCCGTAGACAGGCAAACTGGTTCAAGGAGTCCGATCCGCGCATTCATTGGTTCCATCCTGAACGCGAAAATTTACTTGAGGAGATCAAAACCAT
- the sugE gene encoding quaternary ammonium compound efflux SMR transporter SugE, whose amino-acid sequence MSWIYLFIAGLFEIVWAIGLKYTQGFTRPLPSVITVAGMIVSFYFLALATKVLPIGTAYAIWTGIGAVGAVTLGIILFKEPFDLLRIIFLLFIVTGIIGLKVVSPH is encoded by the coding sequence ATGTCTTGGATCTATCTTTTCATCGCAGGGCTGTTCGAGATCGTATGGGCTATCGGCTTGAAGTACACACAGGGCTTCACACGTCCCCTGCCGTCCGTTATCACCGTGGCGGGAATGATCGTAAGTTTTTACTTCCTAGCGCTGGCGACAAAAGTCTTGCCGATCGGAACCGCGTACGCAATATGGACCGGGATAGGGGCTGTTGGAGCTGTTACCCTTGGTATCATCCTCTTCAAAGAACCTTTTGACCTATTGCGGATAATCTTTCTGTTGTTTATTGTAACCGGCATTATCGGACTCAAGGTAGTATCGCCTCATTGA
- a CDS encoding aldo/keto reductase produces MTEVSSETRFLHAIQMGLGAWQWGDRVVWAYGQSHTDKDIREAFDFSLSLGVRFIDTAEVYGSGRSERMLGGFLKEIDQPVLVATKFFPMPWRLTKGSLLRALKGSLERLGLDAVDLYQIHWPSPLMSPETMMEGMVECVKQGLTRTVGVSNFGQKHMLRAYSTLAQHGIPLASNQVHYSLLNREVEKNGTLARCKELGIRLIAYSPLEMGLLTGKYSSENPPSGTRGSKYPDMLKKLPPVIRLLQEIGQSRGKTISQVALNWVICKGALPIPGAKNVRQAEENAGGAGWSLNEEEVARLDEVTDHIRPYSQEKR; encoded by the coding sequence ATGACCGAAGTGAGCAGCGAGACGCGCTTTTTACATGCCATTCAAATGGGGCTGGGGGCATGGCAATGGGGAGACCGGGTTGTCTGGGCATACGGGCAATCCCATACGGATAAGGACATCCGCGAAGCGTTCGATTTTTCACTTAGCCTTGGAGTCCGGTTTATCGACACTGCTGAAGTCTATGGGTCGGGGCGTTCTGAGAGGATGCTCGGCGGTTTTCTGAAAGAGATCGACCAGCCAGTGCTGGTGGCGACGAAGTTCTTTCCCATGCCGTGGAGATTGACAAAAGGCTCGCTGCTGCGCGCGTTGAAGGGAAGTCTGGAACGATTGGGACTGGACGCCGTGGACTTGTACCAGATCCATTGGCCCAGCCCGCTGATGAGTCCGGAAACGATGATGGAAGGTATGGTGGAATGCGTCAAACAGGGACTAACCCGGACGGTTGGCGTATCCAACTTTGGGCAGAAGCACATGCTGAGGGCATACTCCACGCTGGCACAACATGGGATCCCGCTGGCGTCCAATCAGGTGCATTACAGTCTACTGAACCGTGAAGTGGAAAAAAATGGAACGTTGGCGCGTTGCAAGGAACTTGGTATCCGCCTGATTGCCTATTCCCCTCTCGAAATGGGGCTATTAACGGGAAAATACTCATCCGAAAATCCGCCTTCGGGTACACGCGGCTCCAAATATCCAGATATGCTGAAAAAACTGCCGCCGGTCATCCGCCTGCTGCAGGAGATCGGGCAAAGTCGTGGGAAGACCATCTCACAAGTTGCATTGAATTGGGTGATTTGTAAAGGGGCACTTCCCATTCCCGGCGCAAAAAATGTGCGGCAGGCGGAGGAAAATGCGGGCGGCGCGGGCTGGAGTTTAAACGAAGAGGAAGTGGCGCGATTGGACGAGGTTACAGATCATATCCGCCCGTATTCGCAGGAGAAGCGATGA